From the genome of Kryptolebias marmoratus isolate JLee-2015 linkage group LG19, ASM164957v2, whole genome shotgun sequence, one region includes:
- the fam49a gene encoding protein FAM49A isoform X2, producing MGNLLKVLTREIENYPHFFLDFENAQPTDGEREVWNQVNSVLQDSESILAGLQAYKGAGQEIRDAIQNPNVLSLQEQAWNSVCPLVIKLKNFYDFSNRLEDALKSLLESLTCAPLTPTQHLEREQALAKQFAEILHFTLRFDELKMRNPAIQNDFSYYRRTISRNRLNNMNLDIENEVNNEMANKMSLFYAEATPMLKTLSNATTNFVTENKTLPLDNTTDCLSTMASVCKVMLETPEYSSRFSSEDTRLFCMRVMVGVIILYDHVHPNGAFNKSSKIDMKGCIKVLKDQPAEKVGGLLDALKFTTKHLNDESTPKNIRTMLP from the exons ATGGGTAACTTGCTAAAAGTCCTAACAAGAGAAATAGAGAACTATCCGCACTTTTTCCTGGACTTTGAAA atGCACAGCCGACAGACGGAGAACGCGAGGTGTGGAACCAGGTGAACTCGGTGCTCCAGGACTCGGAGAGCATCCTGGCTGGCCTGCAGGCCTACAAAGGAGCGGGACAGGAAATCAGAGAT GCAATTCAAAATCCCAACGTCCTGTCGCTGCAGGAGCAAGCCTGGAACTCCGTCTGCCCGCTGGTCATCAAGCTAAAGAATTTCTACGATTTCTCCAACAGACTAG AGGATGCTCTTAAGAGTCTGCTGGAGTCCCTGACGTGCgcccccctcacccccacccAGCACCTGGAGAGGGAGCAGGCGCTGGCCAAGCAGTTCGCAGAGATCCTCCACTTCACTCTGCGCTTCGATGAGCTCAAG ATGAGAAATCCTGCCATCCAGAATGACTTCAGCTACTACAGACGGACCATCAGCCGAAACCGGTTAAACAACATGAAC CTGGACATCGAGAATGAAGTCAACAATGAGATGGCCAACAAGATGTCTCTGTTCTACGCCGAGGCCACGCCCATGCTGAAAACACTCAGCAACGCAACCACAAACTTTGTCACTGAG AACAAAACTCTTCCACTTGATAACACCACAGACTGTCTCAGCACCATGGCCAGCGTCTGTAAGGTCATGCTGGAAACACC gGAATACTCCAGTCGCTTCAGCAGCGAGGACACACGCTTGTTTTGCATGAGGGTGATGGTGGGCGTCATCATCCTCTACGACCACGTCCATCCCAACGGCGCCTTTAACAAGTCCTCCAAAATAGAC ATGAAAGGCTGCATTAAAGTCCTGAAGGACCAGCCAGCAGAAAAGGTTGGGGGCCTCCTGGATGCACTCAA GTTCACCACGAAACACCTGAATGACGAGTCCACTCCGAAGAACATCCGAACGATGCTTCCGTaa
- the fam49a gene encoding protein FAM49A isoform X1 — protein MGNLLKVLTCTELEQGPNFFLDFENAQPTDGEREVWNQVNSVLQDSESILAGLQAYKGAGQEIRDAIQNPNVLSLQEQAWNSVCPLVIKLKNFYDFSNRLEDALKSLLESLTCAPLTPTQHLEREQALAKQFAEILHFTLRFDELKMRNPAIQNDFSYYRRTISRNRLNNMNLDIENEVNNEMANKMSLFYAEATPMLKTLSNATTNFVTENKTLPLDNTTDCLSTMASVCKVMLETPEYSSRFSSEDTRLFCMRVMVGVIILYDHVHPNGAFNKSSKIDMKGCIKVLKDQPAEKVGGLLDALKFTTKHLNDESTPKNIRTMLP, from the exons ATGGGGAATCTGTTAAAAGTGCTAACTTGCACAGAGCTTGAGCAGGGGCCAAACTTTTTTCTTGACTTTGAAA atGCACAGCCGACAGACGGAGAACGCGAGGTGTGGAACCAGGTGAACTCGGTGCTCCAGGACTCGGAGAGCATCCTGGCTGGCCTGCAGGCCTACAAAGGAGCGGGACAGGAAATCAGAGAT GCAATTCAAAATCCCAACGTCCTGTCGCTGCAGGAGCAAGCCTGGAACTCCGTCTGCCCGCTGGTCATCAAGCTAAAGAATTTCTACGATTTCTCCAACAGACTAG AGGATGCTCTTAAGAGTCTGCTGGAGTCCCTGACGTGCgcccccctcacccccacccAGCACCTGGAGAGGGAGCAGGCGCTGGCCAAGCAGTTCGCAGAGATCCTCCACTTCACTCTGCGCTTCGATGAGCTCAAG ATGAGAAATCCTGCCATCCAGAATGACTTCAGCTACTACAGACGGACCATCAGCCGAAACCGGTTAAACAACATGAAC CTGGACATCGAGAATGAAGTCAACAATGAGATGGCCAACAAGATGTCTCTGTTCTACGCCGAGGCCACGCCCATGCTGAAAACACTCAGCAACGCAACCACAAACTTTGTCACTGAG AACAAAACTCTTCCACTTGATAACACCACAGACTGTCTCAGCACCATGGCCAGCGTCTGTAAGGTCATGCTGGAAACACC gGAATACTCCAGTCGCTTCAGCAGCGAGGACACACGCTTGTTTTGCATGAGGGTGATGGTGGGCGTCATCATCCTCTACGACCACGTCCATCCCAACGGCGCCTTTAACAAGTCCTCCAAAATAGAC ATGAAAGGCTGCATTAAAGTCCTGAAGGACCAGCCAGCAGAAAAGGTTGGGGGCCTCCTGGATGCACTCAA GTTCACCACGAAACACCTGAATGACGAGTCCACTCCGAAGAACATCCGAACGATGCTTCCGTaa